A DNA window from Trueperaceae bacterium contains the following coding sequences:
- a CDS encoding phenylalanine--tRNA ligase subunit alpha has product MLEQALKEIECTSDLNELQELRVQYLGKKGLITQQLKSLGALKPEERREAGQRINRIKSSIDNALKERHDVLGREELQKQLHAEGVDVTLPGTAGKQGNLHLLTLITNKLLDVFVSLGYEVAVGPELETDYYNFEALNFPKDHPARDTQDTFFTTDGRVMRTHTSPMQIRYMESHQPPFRVVVPGRTFRNEAVDVTHEATFNQLEALVVDERITMADLKGAIAEMATALFGKEVKTRLQPAYFPFVEPGAEFAIWWTNPRTGEEQWLELGGCGMVHPKVFEAAGYEGVTGFAFGFGIERLALIPFGIPDIRQFYSSDIRVLNQFRGIV; this is encoded by the coding sequence ATGTTGGAACAAGCCCTTAAGGAAATTGAGTGCACTTCTGATCTCAACGAACTTCAGGAGTTGCGCGTACAGTATTTGGGAAAAAAAGGGTTGATCACTCAGCAACTAAAGAGCCTGGGGGCTCTGAAGCCTGAAGAGCGCCGGGAAGCTGGCCAACGAATAAACCGTATAAAGTCCAGCATTGATAATGCTCTCAAAGAGCGGCACGACGTTTTGGGTCGCGAAGAGTTACAGAAACAACTCCATGCTGAGGGTGTAGACGTTACCTTGCCCGGGACGGCAGGTAAACAAGGGAACCTACATCTCCTAACGCTAATTACTAATAAGCTGCTCGACGTTTTTGTTTCTCTTGGCTATGAAGTTGCTGTCGGGCCAGAACTCGAAACAGATTACTATAATTTCGAAGCGCTAAATTTCCCTAAAGATCATCCAGCTCGCGATACGCAAGATACTTTTTTCACCACTGATGGTCGGGTAATGAGAACCCATACGAGCCCAATGCAAATCCGGTATATGGAGTCTCACCAACCACCGTTTCGGGTTGTCGTCCCAGGAAGGACATTTCGGAATGAGGCTGTCGATGTTACTCACGAAGCTACTTTCAATCAACTAGAGGCCTTAGTAGTGGACGAAAGAATAACTATGGCTGACCTCAAAGGAGCCATCGCAGAAATGGCTACGGCTTTGTTTGGCAAAGAGGTTAAAACGAGACTGCAACCAGCTTACTTCCCTTTTGTGGAACCCGGCGCCGAATTTGCTATTTGGTGGACTAATCCNCGAACTGGAGAGGAACAATGGCTTGAACTTGGGGGTTGTGGAATGGTGCACCCAAAGGTTTTTGAAGCAGCAGGCTATGAAGGAGTTACTGGCTTCGCTTTCGGATTTGGGATAGAAAGACTAGCTCTCATACCATTCGGAATTCCTGATATCAGGCAATTCTATAGCAGTGATATTCGTGTTCTTAATCAGTTCCGAGGGATAGTATGA
- the glmS gene encoding glutamine--fructose-6-phosphate transaminase (isomerizing) encodes MCGIVGYVGYRQAAEVVLDGLERLEYRGYDSAGVAVVQGPDTSSSTITCVKSAGKLTELKSILEFSALKGTVGIGHTRWATHGKPTDTNAHPHLSEDNKIAVVHNGIIENYGELKEQLTQGGHEFMSETDTEVIVHLIENHYSGDLASAVRKALVEISGAYGLVVSHSDHNEIVVARATSPMVIGLGESENFVASDVPALLSHTQNVMFLHDGDMAVISHDGVVVTDFSGTLLEREVTQIDWDVEQAEKDGYPHYMLKEIFEQPAVVQNTLGGRLGADDSVELGIDLDPASXDRIVXTAAGTAXYAGLVGEYLIEKLARIPVEVEVASEFRYRDPIVDSRTLCIVVSQSGETIDTLEALREAXRRGAQSLAILXVKGSSISREVDXVLYLHAGPEIGVASTKAYIGMVVAFELLALWLGQTRKTLPXEDAREIIASLRXVPSLIEQAXAYRSAIAEVAETFKGCSDYLFLGRGINFPTALEGALKLKEISYIHAEAYATGEMKHGPIALIDENMPVVAVATKSDLYVKTISNLQEIKARDGKLIVLANPGDELVPKHADMVIPVPETHELVSPLINVVSLQLLAYETADRLGFDVDQPRNLAKSVTVE; translated from the coding sequence ATGTGCGGCATTGTTGGGTACGTCGGGTACAGGCAAGCAGCAGAGGTAGTGCTGGATGGCCTAGAACGCCTTGAATACCGGGGTTATGACTCAGCTGGAGTTGCCGTTGTACAAGGTCCCGACACTTCGTCTTCAACTATTACTTGTGTGAAATCTGCGGGGAAACTAACTGAGCTAAAAAGCATCCTCGAATTTTCGGCTCTTAAAGGCACCGTTGGTATAGGTCATACGCGCTGGGCAACTCATGGGAAACCTACTGATACTAATGCTCATCCGCATTTGTCAGAGGACAACAAAATAGCTGTAGTTCATAACGGCATCATTGAGAACTACGGTGAACTCAAGGAACAACTTACTCAAGGCGGGCATGAATTCATGTCCGAAACGGATACCGAAGTAATTGTTCACCTGATTGAAAATCACTATAGTGGTGATTTAGCCTCTGCCGTTCGTAAGGCCTTAGTTGAAATAAGTGGTGCTTACGGTCTGGTTGTTTCTCATTCAGATCATAATGAGATCGTAGTGGCTAGAGCAACTAGCCCGATGGTTATTGGTCTTGGTGAGTCAGAGAATTTTGTTGCTAGTGATGTTCCTGCGCTGCTTTCTCACACCCAGAATGTGATGTTTCTGCATGATGGTGATATGGCAGTCATAAGTCATGATGGCGTAGTTGTTACTGATTTTAGTGGCACCTTACTCGAACGAGAAGTAACTCAGATTGATTGGGATGTAGAGCAGGCCGAAAAAGATGGTTACCCGCACTACATGTTGAAAGAAATTTTTGAGCAGCCTGCCGTCGTGCAGAACACGCTGGGTGGTCGGCTGGGGGCTGATGACTCAGTTGAACTCGGCATTGATTTGGATCCAGCAAGTNTTGACCGGATTGTNNTTACNGCNGCTGGTACAGCTTNCTACGCTGGTCTGGTAGGTGAATACTTAATTGAGAAGTTAGCTAGGATCCCAGTTGAGGTTGAGGTCGCGAGTGAATTCCGATATCGCGATCCGATTGTTGATTCCCGAACATTGTGCATAGTGGTATCGCAATCAGGAGAAACGATTGACACGCTCGAGGCTCTCCGTGAGGCCCNTCGGAGGGGCGCCCAGAGTTTAGCAATCTTAAANGTTAAGGGATCTTCTATTAGTCGAGAAGTTGATNANGTCTTGTACCTGCATGCTGGTCCGGAAATTGGTGTAGCTAGTACAAAAGCTTACATTGGGATGGTAGTTGCCTTCGAACTGCTCGCCTTGTGGCTAGGTCAAACTCGGAAAACGTTACCCNAAGAGGATGCTCGGGAAATTATAGCTAGCTTGCGAGANGTGCCCTCTCTNATTGAGCAGGCTNTAGCTTACCGAAGTGCTATTGCTGAGGTCGCTGAAACCTTTAAGGGCTGCAGTGACTATCTTTTCTTAGGACGTGGGATTAATTTCCCCACCGCTCTAGAGGGAGCTTTAAAGCTTAAGGAGATTAGTTACATTCATGCTGAGGCTTACGCGACTGGGGAGATGAAGCACGGGCCGATTGCGCTTATTGATGAGAACATGCCAGTTGTTGCTGTGGCTACTAAGAGTGATCTTTACGTTAAAACAATTTCAAATTTACAAGAGATTAAAGCTCGTGATGGGAAACTTATTGTGTTAGCTAATCCTGGTGATGAGTTAGTACCTAAGCATGCTGATATGGTGATTCCTGTTCCTGAAACGCATGAACTAGTTTCACCACTAATTAATGTGGTGTCGTTACAACTCCTTGCCTACGAAACTGCTGACAGGCTTGGTTTTGATGTAGACCAACCTCGTAATCTGGCCAAAAGTGTAACTGTAGAATAG
- a CDS encoding phenylalanine--tRNA ligase subunit beta, producing the protein MKLPLEWLNELVNDLPEVDVLVETLIGIGLEVDNVSTLPGAPKNVIVADILKTQPIPGSDHLVVATVDDGRGGLSVVCGAPNARPGLRTALALPGAVLSNGNLKVISREVGGKLSEGVLCSPKELGLYDYSGGLIEFWEDLPVGADLSKSWPSESLIEFELTPNRADAFSALGVARDLSAKLNLELKHPASGIEISDVGVADELSLQVEDVTACPRFTLQQIDGVEVRPSPLWLQRRLTALGLRPRNNVVDVTNFVTFELGQPSHAYDRNLLGDDTIIVRKASEGERFTALNESEIVLTENDLVITTPNGDNTRVIGLAGVIGGLNDSVHATTTSVALEVAHFDPVTVRKTARRHGLVTDAHYRFERGVDPNIPPVANARAAQLIAQLSGARIHPGLTQVGTDFVPTGVEFRPSRVHFLMDFNVPRNIQREYLEKLGCVIQENQDDLWTVTPPXWRXDISIEEDVIEEVARLYGYDKLGESIPSMRFVPESADLTHRALRLSFAHSGFQETLSYSFTGPDEVSRSRAPEASVNLLNPQGVERSLLRTALYPALLASAEANRSVQSLALFEIGRVFREKEEEHLAFLMSGIWQXTSWKASESRKLDFFVIKGVLERLASVRNSDLELISTTVDHLHPGVAATVMWNGREVGTVGQIHPEVSKAYGLEEVFVAELTLPLEAKRLVYEDFGRQPHAERDLAVIVPIDVPYSTIAALVSGPAGELLETLEPFDLYQGKQVPDGFKSLALRFRFQHADRSLNDREVDEYMDNVMDTIKGAGYELRE; encoded by the coding sequence ATGAAGCTCCCGCTTGAATGGCTAAATGAGTTAGTCAATGACTTACCCGAAGTTGATGTATTGGTCGAAACGTTAATAGGGATCGGACTCGAGGTGGATAACGTCTCCACTTTGCCAGGAGCCCCAAAAAACGTAATAGTAGCTGACATTCTAAAAACTCAACCCATACCGGGGAGCGATCATTTGGTGGTAGCGACTGTCGACGATGGTAGGGGAGGCCTCTCGGTTGTTTGTGGAGCTCCCAATGCTCGTCCTGGACTCCGAACTGCCCTCGCTCTTCCTGGGGCGGTCTTGTCGAATGGGAATTTAAAGGTGATCTCACGTGAAGTAGGGGGCAAACTAAGCGAAGGAGTCTTATGTAGTCCGAAAGAATTAGGTCTTTACGATTACTCTGGAGGCCTTATTGAATTTTGGGAGGACCTTCCGGTTGGTGCCGACCTTTCGAAATCATGGCCTTCGGAGAGCCTTATTGAGTTTGAATTGACACCAAATCGGGCTGACGCGTTTAGTGCTTTAGGGGTTGCAAGGGACCTCTCCGCAAAACTGAATTTGGAGCTTAAACATCCTGCATCGGGAATAGAAATCTCCGATGTGGGGGTAGCTGATGAATTGTCCTTACAAGTCGAGGATGTAACGGCTTGTCCCAGATTTACACTTCAACAAATTGATGGTGTTGAGGTACGGCCTAGTCCTTTATGGCTTCAACGTCGTTTAACGGCTCTAGGCTTGCGCCCTCGTAATAACGTTGTCGATGTAACTAATTTCGTTACGTTCGAGTTAGGTCAACCATCACATGCGTACGACCGTAATCTTCTTGGTGATGACACCATAATTGTTAGGAAAGCCTCTGAGGGTGAACGGTTTACTGCCCTAAATGAGAGCGAAATAGTTCTTACAGAAAACGACCTAGTCATTACGACTCCCAACGGTGATAACACGAGGGTAATTGGTTTGGCTGGCGTTATTGGTGGTCTGAACGATAGTGTTCATGCTACAACAACGTCCGTCGCTCTTGAAGTTGCTCATTTCGATCCTGTGACGGTACGTAAAACTGCCAGGAGGCATGGGTTAGTAACGGATGCTCATTATCGTTTCGAAAGAGGGGTTGACCCGAACATTCCACCTGTTGCTAACGCCCGGGCAGCCCAATTAATAGCTCAGCTTTCTGGGGCGAGGATACATCCTGGTTTAACCCAGGTTGGTACTGATTTTGTCCCAACTGGCGTCGAATTCAGGCCATCACGAGTTCATTTTCTTATGGATTTTAATGTGCCCCGAAATATTCAGAGAGAATACTTGGAGAAACTCGGTTGTGTGATTCAGGAAAACCAAGATGACCTTTGGACNGTAACNCCACCAAGNTGGCGGTTNGACATCTCNATAGAAGAGGATGTCATTGAGGAAGTAGCTAGATTGTATGGTTACGATAAGCTTGGTGAAAGCATCCCTTCCATGCGCTTTGTGCCTGAATCTGCTGATCTCACCCATAGAGCCCTTCGTTTGTCTTTCGCGCACAGTGGATTCCAAGAGACTCTAAGTTACTCCTTCACTGGTCCAGATGAGGTTTCTCGATCTCGTGCTCCTGAAGCAAGTGTTAACTTGCTTAACCCACAGGGTGTTGAGAGGAGTTTGCTTCGAACTGCTCTCTATCCAGCTTTGCTAGCTTCTGCCGAAGCGAACCGTAGCGTTCAATCCCTCGCCTTGTTCGAGATTGGGAGGGTTTTTAGGGAAAAGGAAGAAGAGCATCTTGCTTTTCTTATGTCGGGAATTTGGCAGGANACCAGCTGGAAGGCTAGCGAGTCTAGGAAGCTAGATTTTTTTGTTATTAAAGGGGTGCTGGAACGACTGGCTTCAGTGAGAAATTCTGACCTGGAATTAATAAGCACCACGGTCGATCATCTTCATCCTGGTGTGGCAGCGACTGTGATGTGGAATGGTCGTGAGGTTGGGACAGTTGGTCAAATTCATCCGGAAGTAAGCAAAGCGTATGGGCTTGAAGAGGTTTTCGTTGCTGAGTTGACACTTCCTCTCGAGGCTAAGCGCCTTGTGTATGAGGATTTTGGTCGTCAACCACATGCCGAGCGGGATCTGGCTGTAATTGTTCCTATTGACGTTCCGTACTCGACCATTGCGGCATTAGTTAGTGGTCCTGCGGGAGAGCTTCTAGAGACTCTTGAGCCCTTCGATTTGTACCAGGGTAAGCAAGTTCCGGATGGGTTTAAGAGCCTTGCGTTGAGATTCCGCTTCCAGCACGCTGATCGGTCTCTAAATGATAGAGAGGTTGATGAGTACATGGATAACGTTATGGATACTATTAAAGGCGCGGGTTACGAATTACGAGAATGA